Part of the Crossiella cryophila genome, CGGCGTGCGCGGTGACGGTGACCCGGCCGCCCGCCGGGGTGTGCCGGACCGCGTTGGCCACCAGGTTGCCCAGGGCCTGACGCAGCCGCACCGGGTCCGCCCAGAGTTCCGGGTCGCCGTCCACTGTGGACTCCAGGTGCACACCCGCGGCGTCGGCGGCGGCGCGGTGCGCGGAGACCAGGGTGTCCACCAGGTCGGCCACCCTGAGCTGTTCGGGGTGCACGCGCAGTTTGCCGGCATCGGCCATGGCCAGGTCCTGCAGGTCGTCGATGATGCGTTGCAGTTGCCGGGATTCGGCCAGCAGGAAGGTGATCAGCGCCTGGTCGGGCTGGGTGACGCCGTCCTCGGCCGCTTCCAGCCAGCCGCGGATGTTGGACAGCGGGGTGCGCAGCTCGTGCGCGATGTCGCCGACCATGGCCTTGCGCAGTTCCTCCACCCGCGCCCGGCTCTCGGCCATCTCGTTGAAGGCCGCGGCCAGCCGGGCGATCTCGTCCCGGCCGGTGACCTGGACCCGTGCGGCGGCGTCGCCGTCCTTCATCCGTTGCGCGGCGCCGGTGAGCGCGCGCAGCGGGCGCACGAGGCGCCGTCCGGCCAGCACGGTGATCACCACGGTGAACAGCAGCACCAGCGCGGCCACCCAGAGGATCCGGGTCTGGTTGGCCGGGGACAGGTCGAGGGAGGCCGAGGGGGTGTTGCCGGGGGTGGTCACGTAGAGCACGGCGGGGGCGGCCACGAACGGGTCGAGTTGTTCCTTGCGGGAGGAGGTGAGGCAGTTGTCCACCAGTTCGCCGCCGTTGGGCGCGCTGACCGCGGGCCGGTCGAAGACCCAGGTGAGGTCGAGTTTGAGGGTGGCCCTGGACAGGCCGCGGCGGGTCAGGCAGTCGTTGAACAGCTCGTTGAGCTTGCCGATCGCGGCCAGTTCGGTGGGCTGGGCCCGGTCCAGTGCGAGCTGGGAGCAGCCGTTGACGCTGAGCGGGTTGACCGTCTCGATCTGGGTGCGCCCGTTGGGTTTGGTGACCAGCTGGGCCAGGCCGCCGGTGCGGGTCTGCACGCAGGGCAGCGCGGCCTCGGCGGAGCGGCGCAGCGCGTCCCGTTCGGCCGGGCTGAGCTGGAACGGGCCGACCGCGCGCGGATCGATCCGGTCCCCTGGCGCGCCGGGGGCCAGCGAGCGGTCCAGGTTCAGCGGGTCGATGGTCGCGGATGCCTTGACCGGCAGCTCCTTTCCAGGATCGGTGTCCACAATGGACTTCTGGTCCGGGGTGAGGAGGGCGATCCGGCGGCCGGTGCTCGCGGCGAGTTCGCGGACCAGGCCGTCCACCTGGGACCAGTCGGGGTGGGTGGCGGCGTAGCCGACGAGCTGGTCGTAGACGCGGGCGTCGTCGGCCAGCGCGCGGCCCTGTTCCTGTTGGATGGCCACGGTGGTGGTGCGCACGGCCAGCCACGCGGTGGCGCCGACCGCGCAGACCGCGATCAGGATGGAGGCGGCCAGCAGCCGCGCGAACAGGCTACGGCGCACCGCGGCGCTCGCTGTCGTCGGAGAGCTTGTAGCCAACGCCGTAAACGGTGACCAGGCGGACCGGGCGGCGTGGGTCGGGTTCGAGTTTGCGGCGCAGGTTCATCACGTGCACGTCGATGGTGCGGCTGGTGATGTACCGGTCGAACCCGTGCAGCCGTTCGAGGAGCTGTTCCCTGGTGAAGACGCGTTCCGGTTGCGCGGCAAGGGCTTCCAGCAGCCGGAACTCCCCCGGCGTGCACTCCACCTGCTCGCCGGCGCAGCGCACCTGGTGGCGGCGCGGGTCGATCTCGATGGCGCCCACCCGCAGCACCGGGTCGACTTCGGGCCTGCCGGATCCGGTGCGGCGCAACAGGGTGCGCACCCTGGCCATGAGTTCGCGCGGGCTGAACGGTTTGGTCATGTAGTCGTCGGCGCCGAGGTCGAGGCCGAGCAGCAGGTCGTCCTCGGTGGAGCGGGCGGTGAGCATGAGCACCGGAAGTTCGGATTCGGCGCGCAGGATCCGGCACACGTCCAGGCCGTCGACCAGGGGCAGCATCACGTCCAGCACCAGCAGGTCGGGCTGCCGCCGCCGGACCTCCTCCAGTGCGCTGCGCCCGTCGCCGACGACCACGACCGAATGCCGCTCCCGTTCCAGGTAGCGGCGGATGAGTTCGGCCTGGTGCTCGTCGTCCTCGGCGAGCACGATGTGGGCGCACATACCGGCGATCCTAGGCGCGTCCCCGGCCGTCGGCGGCCCGCGCAGGCCCCACTTCAGGGTGAGGCCATCGGATGACGAATAGTTCCTGACAGGTTCCTGACAATCGTCGGCGACGGTGTCCGCCATGACCCGACTGTTCCCCGCCGCGCTGCTCGCCGCGGCCGCGCTGGCCCTGCTGACCGCCTGCGGTCCCGAGGCCCCGCCCCCGGCC contains:
- a CDS encoding sensor histidine kinase, which translates into the protein MRRSLFARLLAASILIAVCAVGATAWLAVRTTTVAIQQEQGRALADDARVYDQLVGYAATHPDWSQVDGLVRELAASTGRRIALLTPDQKSIVDTDPGKELPVKASATIDPLNLDRSLAPGAPGDRIDPRAVGPFQLSPAERDALRRSAEAALPCVQTRTGGLAQLVTKPNGRTQIETVNPLSVNGCSQLALDRAQPTELAAIGKLNELFNDCLTRRGLSRATLKLDLTWVFDRPAVSAPNGGELVDNCLTSSRKEQLDPFVAAPAVLYVTTPGNTPSASLDLSPANQTRILWVAALVLLFTVVITVLAGRRLVRPLRALTGAAQRMKDGDAAARVQVTGRDEIARLAAAFNEMAESRARVEELRKAMVGDIAHELRTPLSNIRGWLEAAEDGVTQPDQALITFLLAESRQLQRIIDDLQDLAMADAGKLRVHPEQLRVADLVDTLVSAHRAAADAAGVHLESTVDGDPELWADPVRLRQALGNLVANAVRHTPAGGRVTVTAHAEPEAVLFQVADTGSGISPEHLPQVFDRFWRAEKSRSRQSGGSGLGLAIVRQLAQAHGGTVTAASEPGAGSTFTLRLPR
- a CDS encoding response regulator transcription factor — translated: MCAHIVLAEDDEHQAELIRRYLERERHSVVVVGDGRSALEEVRRRQPDLLVLDVMLPLVDGLDVCRILRAESELPVLMLTARSTEDDLLLGLDLGADDYMTKPFSPRELMARVRTLLRRTGSGRPEVDPVLRVGAIEIDPRRHQVRCAGEQVECTPGEFRLLEALAAQPERVFTREQLLERLHGFDRYITSRTIDVHVMNLRRKLEPDPRRPVRLVTVYGVGYKLSDDSERRGAP